In one Erinaceus europaeus chromosome 3, mEriEur2.1, whole genome shotgun sequence genomic region, the following are encoded:
- the PAPOLG gene encoding poly(A) polymerase gamma isoform X1 has protein sequence MKEMSGNTVLDSQNPQKHYGITSPISLACPKEIDHIYTQKLIDAMKPFGVFEDEEELNHRLVVLGKLNTLVKEWISDVSESKNLPPSVVATVGGKIFTFGSYRLGVHTKGADIDALCVAPRHVERSDFFQSFFEKLKHQDGIRNLRAVEDAFVPVIKFEFDGIEIDLVFARLAIQTVSDNLDLRDDSRLRSLDIRCIRSLNGCRVTDEILHLVPNKETFRLTLRAVKLWAKRRGIYSNMLGFLGGVSWAMLVARTCQLYPNAAASTLVHKFFLVFSKWEWPNPVLLKQPEESNLNLPVWDPRVNPSDRYHLMPIITPAYPQQNSTYNVSTSTRTVMVEEFKQGLAVTDEILQGKSDWSKLLEPPNFFQKYRHYIVLTASASTEENHLEWVGLVESKIRVLVGNLERNEFITLAHVNPQSFPGNKEHHKDNNYVSMWFLGIIFRRVENAESVNIDLTYDIQSFTDTVYRQANNINMLKEGMKIEATHVKKKQLHHYLPAEMLQKKKKLSDVNRISSGPPSKRSSLDSNCLDSSRDTDNGTPFNSPLSTNKPTKHEAPSAGEMERNSAESTAVIVEKSTSVLPTQGLSIPVIGAKVDSVVKAVSPSAVCTIPTVVGRNVIPRITTPHNSAQGQPHVNGMSNITKNVIPKRSHSPSIDGSSKRLKEKDKFVRLESAFKESHSEDRKRKSVDAIGGECMPIPTIDTSRKKRLLSKELPDSSSPVPANNIRVIKNSIRLTLNR, from the exons ATGAAAGAGATGTCTGG aaacaCTGTGCTGGACAGCCAGAATCCACAAAAACATTATGGAATTACCTCTCCGATTAGCTTGGCATGTCCTAAGGAAATTGATCATATTTATACACAAAAGTTAATTGATGCCATGAAACCATTTGGAGTGTTTGAAGATGAGGAAGAATTGAACCACAG GCTGGTTGTTCTTGGCAAATTGAACACTTTAGTAAAAGAATGGATTTCTGATGTCAGTGAGAGTAAG aacctcccaccttctgttgtGGCTACTGTTGGTGGTAAAATTTTCACATTTGGATCCTATAGACTTGGTGTGCACACAAAAG GGGCTGACATTGATGCACTTTGTGTGGCTCCAAGACATGTGGAAAGATCTGATTTCTTTCAGtcgttttttgaaaaattaaaacatcAAGATGGAATTAGAAATTTAAGG GCTGTAGAAGATGCCTTTGTACCTGTTATAAAATTTGAATTTGATGGTATTGAG ATTGATTTGGTCTTTGCAAGACTGGCAATACAAACTGTATCAGATAATTTAGATCTAAGAGATGACTCTCGACTGAGAAGCCTTGATATAAGATGTATTCGCAGCCTAAATG gaTGTAGAGTTACTGATGAAATTTTGCACTTAGTGCCAAATAAAGAAACTTTTAGACTCACCCTAAGAGCAGTCAAATTATGGGCAAAAC GACGTGGTATTTATTCAAACATGTTAGGATTTCTTGGTGGTGTCTCCTGGGCAATGTTGGTTGCAAGAACTTGCCAGTTATATCCAAATGCAGCAGCTTCCACACTAGTTCATAAGTTCTTCTTAGTTTTTTCCAAGTG GGAATGGCCAAATCCTGTTTTGCTGAAACAACCAGAAGAAAGCAATTTGAATTTACCAGTTTGGGATCCTCGA GTGAATCCATCAGATAGATACCATCTCATGCCTATAATCACCCCTGCCTACCCACAACAGAATTCTACATATAATGTATCCACATCAACTCGGACAGTAATGGTAGAAGAATTTAAACAAG gcCTTGCAGTCACAGATGAAATTCTTCAAGGGAAATCAGATTGGTCCAAACTACTTGAGCCACCAAATTTTTTCCAAAAATACAG GCATTATATAGTATTGACTGCCAGTGCATCAACAGAAGAAAACCATCTAGAATG GGTTGGATTAGTAGAATCTAAAATACGTGTACTTGTTGGAAACTTGGAACGGAATGAATTTATTACACTAGCCCATGTAAATCCCCAGTCATTTCCAGGAAATAAGGAACATCATAAAGA CAACAATTATGTATCAATGTGGTTCCTTGGAATAATTTTTCGAAGAGTAGAAAATGCAGAAAGTGTTAACATTGACTTAACATATGATATACAGTCATTTACTGACACAG TGTACAGACAGGCAAACAATATAAACATGCTGAAGGAGGGGATGAAAATAGAAGCAACCCACGTTAAAAAAAAGCAGCTTCATCACTACCTTCCAGCAGAAATgcttcaaaagaagaaaaag CTTTCTGATGTCAATCGAATTTCAAGTGGACCTCCATCCAAAAGATCATCTCTGGATAGTAACTGTTTGGATAGTTCCAGGGACACTGATAATGGAACACCTTTTAACTCTCCATTGTCTACAAACAAACCTACCAAACATGAAGCTCCTTCTGCAGGAGAAATGGAAAG gaATAGTGCTGAGTCAACTGCTGTAATAGTGGAAAAGTCAACTAGTGTCCTGCCAACTCAAGGCCTATCTATTCCAGTCATTGGTGCAA aagTTGATTCTGTAGTAAAAGCTGTATCACCCTCAGCTGTGTGCACCATCCCTACTGTAGTAGGGCGAAATGTCATTCCTAGAATTACAACACCCCACAACTCTGCCCAAGGACAACCACATGTAAACGGAATGTCAAATATAACTAAAAATGTTATACCCAAGAGATCCCATTCACCATCCATAGATGGGTCTTCTAAGAGattaaaagaaaaggataag TTTGTTAGACTTGAATCAGCCTTTAAAGAATCACATtctgaagacagaaaaagaaaatctgta
- the PAPOLG gene encoding poly(A) polymerase gamma isoform X2, whose protein sequence is MKEMSGNTVLDSQNPQKHYGITSPISLACPKEIDHIYTQKLIDAMKPFGVFEDEEELNHRLVVLGKLNTLVKEWISDVSESKNLPPSVVATVGGKIFTFGSYRLGVHTKGADIDALCVAPRHVERSDFFQSFFEKLKHQDGIRNLRAVEDAFVPVIKFEFDGIEIDLVFARLAIQTVSDNLDLRDDSRLRSLDIRCIRSLNGCRVTDEILHLVPNKETFRLTLRAVKLWAKRRGIYSNMLGFLGGVSWAMLVARTCQLYPNAAASTLVHKFFLVFSKWEWPNPVLLKQPEESNLNLPVWDPRVNPSDRYHLMPIITPAYPQQNSTYNVSTSTRTVMVEEFKQGLAVTDEILQGKSDWSKLLEPPNFFQKYRVGLVESKIRVLVGNLERNEFITLAHVNPQSFPGNKEHHKDNNYVSMWFLGIIFRRVENAESVNIDLTYDIQSFTDTVYRQANNINMLKEGMKIEATHVKKKQLHHYLPAEMLQKKKKLSDVNRISSGPPSKRSSLDSNCLDSSRDTDNGTPFNSPLSTNKPTKHEAPSAGEMERNSAESTAVIVEKSTSVLPTQGLSIPVIGAKVDSVVKAVSPSAVCTIPTVVGRNVIPRITTPHNSAQGQPHVNGMSNITKNVIPKRSHSPSIDGSSKRLKEKDKFVRLESAFKESHSEDRKRKSVDAIGGECMPIPTIDTSRKKRLLSKELPDSSSPVPANNIRVIKNSIRLTLNR, encoded by the exons ATGAAAGAGATGTCTGG aaacaCTGTGCTGGACAGCCAGAATCCACAAAAACATTATGGAATTACCTCTCCGATTAGCTTGGCATGTCCTAAGGAAATTGATCATATTTATACACAAAAGTTAATTGATGCCATGAAACCATTTGGAGTGTTTGAAGATGAGGAAGAATTGAACCACAG GCTGGTTGTTCTTGGCAAATTGAACACTTTAGTAAAAGAATGGATTTCTGATGTCAGTGAGAGTAAG aacctcccaccttctgttgtGGCTACTGTTGGTGGTAAAATTTTCACATTTGGATCCTATAGACTTGGTGTGCACACAAAAG GGGCTGACATTGATGCACTTTGTGTGGCTCCAAGACATGTGGAAAGATCTGATTTCTTTCAGtcgttttttgaaaaattaaaacatcAAGATGGAATTAGAAATTTAAGG GCTGTAGAAGATGCCTTTGTACCTGTTATAAAATTTGAATTTGATGGTATTGAG ATTGATTTGGTCTTTGCAAGACTGGCAATACAAACTGTATCAGATAATTTAGATCTAAGAGATGACTCTCGACTGAGAAGCCTTGATATAAGATGTATTCGCAGCCTAAATG gaTGTAGAGTTACTGATGAAATTTTGCACTTAGTGCCAAATAAAGAAACTTTTAGACTCACCCTAAGAGCAGTCAAATTATGGGCAAAAC GACGTGGTATTTATTCAAACATGTTAGGATTTCTTGGTGGTGTCTCCTGGGCAATGTTGGTTGCAAGAACTTGCCAGTTATATCCAAATGCAGCAGCTTCCACACTAGTTCATAAGTTCTTCTTAGTTTTTTCCAAGTG GGAATGGCCAAATCCTGTTTTGCTGAAACAACCAGAAGAAAGCAATTTGAATTTACCAGTTTGGGATCCTCGA GTGAATCCATCAGATAGATACCATCTCATGCCTATAATCACCCCTGCCTACCCACAACAGAATTCTACATATAATGTATCCACATCAACTCGGACAGTAATGGTAGAAGAATTTAAACAAG gcCTTGCAGTCACAGATGAAATTCTTCAAGGGAAATCAGATTGGTCCAAACTACTTGAGCCACCAAATTTTTTCCAAAAATACAG GGTTGGATTAGTAGAATCTAAAATACGTGTACTTGTTGGAAACTTGGAACGGAATGAATTTATTACACTAGCCCATGTAAATCCCCAGTCATTTCCAGGAAATAAGGAACATCATAAAGA CAACAATTATGTATCAATGTGGTTCCTTGGAATAATTTTTCGAAGAGTAGAAAATGCAGAAAGTGTTAACATTGACTTAACATATGATATACAGTCATTTACTGACACAG TGTACAGACAGGCAAACAATATAAACATGCTGAAGGAGGGGATGAAAATAGAAGCAACCCACGTTAAAAAAAAGCAGCTTCATCACTACCTTCCAGCAGAAATgcttcaaaagaagaaaaag CTTTCTGATGTCAATCGAATTTCAAGTGGACCTCCATCCAAAAGATCATCTCTGGATAGTAACTGTTTGGATAGTTCCAGGGACACTGATAATGGAACACCTTTTAACTCTCCATTGTCTACAAACAAACCTACCAAACATGAAGCTCCTTCTGCAGGAGAAATGGAAAG gaATAGTGCTGAGTCAACTGCTGTAATAGTGGAAAAGTCAACTAGTGTCCTGCCAACTCAAGGCCTATCTATTCCAGTCATTGGTGCAA aagTTGATTCTGTAGTAAAAGCTGTATCACCCTCAGCTGTGTGCACCATCCCTACTGTAGTAGGGCGAAATGTCATTCCTAGAATTACAACACCCCACAACTCTGCCCAAGGACAACCACATGTAAACGGAATGTCAAATATAACTAAAAATGTTATACCCAAGAGATCCCATTCACCATCCATAGATGGGTCTTCTAAGAGattaaaagaaaaggataag TTTGTTAGACTTGAATCAGCCTTTAAAGAATCACATtctgaagacagaaaaagaaaatctgta